GACTAGGCAGGGGAGTGAAAGATTGGAGAGAAAGTATACGGATTTTTACTCTGTTCCCGTCTACGGGGGGATAGCTACTGGTTATGCTGTCGGCTGCTGTTTACGATGTATTTACTGCTGGAGTAATTGGTCGAGGGATTTCCCGGAGAGGTTTGGAAGTTTCTATTCCCCTAGACTGGCCGCGCAAAACCTGTTTAAGGCCGCTGAGGACGGAATAACTTACTCAGATTATTGGAGGAGGGTTATCCCGAAGGTTAATAAGCTTCGGCTATCCGGGTGTGAGCCGACCATTGGGAAGGAGCATTTATTAGCCGTCCTTAGCTTTATTAGTGAATCTAAATATCCCCTCTTCATTCTTGAGACGAATGGGATAATTCTTGGAAACGATAGGGATTACGTTAAGAGGCTTGCCGAGTTTAAGGCTAAGCTTTACGTTAGGGTCTCTTTTAAGGCTGCTACGCCTGAAGGTTTTACTTGGAGGACTGGGGCGATGGGGGAGTTTTACGAGTATCCGTTTAAAGCCTTAAAGTACCTTTTAGATGAAGGAATCCATGCAAGGGCGGCGGCGATGACAGATAGTAGGGTGATGCCGAAGGAGGAGAGAGAGCTACTAATCCATATGCTTGATGAGATAGATCCTGAGGCGAATTACGCTAAAACCTTGGAGGAGGAAGTTATAGACGCGTATGAAACGACGGTGAAGAGGCTGAAAGCCTTTAAGGATAAAGGGTACGCGGAGAAGCTTATGCGGGAGTTTTCTTAGGCTTAACCATCCTTATAGGTATGGTTTTTAGTGGTTTAGGCTGATGGCTTAAAAGCTTATCGGTTTGATCCATCTGTTAATACCTGTTTAAGCTAGGTGTTCCTGTTGAAGCTTATCGGAGTTGATGAGAAGCTACGCGAAGTGAAGGTTAGGGTGGATACGGAGGATGACCTATGGGTTATATACAATCTTCTAAGCGGCGGCGACGTTATTAAGGCTAAGACTAGCAGGGAGCTTAAGACTAGGTCCGGTAGTAGGAGGAAGCCTATGACCCTGGCGGTTAAGGCTGAACGATTCGAGCTTCAACCCTTTACGAGTAGGCTTAGGGTTCACGGTATAATCGTTGAGGGGCCTAAGGAGCTCGATCTCGTCGGACAGCGGCATACTTTAAGTCTTGACGTAGGCCGTGAGTTCACGATACGTAGGGAGGAGGGGTGGAGTGAGGCTGAGTTGGGGAGGATCCGTGAGGCTGTACGTAGGAGTACGGCGCGGGTATTGATAGTGGGCGTTGACGATGAAGAGGTCTGTATAGCCTTCCTAAGGGATTACGGTGTTGAGAAGGTAGCTGAGCTTAGGGTTAGCCTTCCTGGTAAAATGTATCAGGAGGATAGGGAGCGTATCTTAATGGTTAAGATGGCTGAAGCCGCTAGGATGGTTGAGGAGGCCTGTGAAAGGTTTAAGGCGGACGCCTTGGTTCTAGCTGGGCCTGGCTTCGTTAAGGAGGCGCTTAAGGAGGCCTTGAAGGGGTTGAAGGATGTAAGCGTCTACTTGGAGGATGCCTCTACGGGGGGCTTGAAGGGAGTTTATGAAGCTATTAAGCGCGGCGTGGTTACGAGGATCGTGAAGGATTATAGCTTAGTGGAGGAGGAAAGGTTGATGGAGGAGTTTATGTCTAAGCTGGCCGCCGATGAGAGGCTTGTAGCCTACGGGTTGGGGCATGTGGAGACTTGTATAAACGCTGGGGCCGTTGGGAAGCTAATGGTTATAAGCGAGCTTCTAAGAGCGGAGGATCAGGAGCTTAGGCTTAAGGTTGAAAACCTGGTGAGAATGGCGGAGGGGCGTAGGGCTAGGGTGAAGATATTCTCCTCGCTTCACGATACCTACCATTGGCTTAAAAGCCTCGGGGGTATAGCCGCTATACTACGATACCCGGTGGAGCCGCCTAAACATACTGTTCAACCCGGTGGAGGAAAGGCTTTTAGGAGGTTATGAAGGTTTTAAGGGGGGCGTCATGGTTCCCGCTTCAAGCCTTAGGTCCAGCGTGAAGCTGTTAAGCCTCTACCGCTTTGAAATGGGGCCTATAAGGCCTCCTAGTGAAGGTGGTAGCTACTCCCTCCTAGTTAGGGTTACTAGGAACTGTCCATGGAGTAAGTGTACCTTCTGTTACGGGACGCCCTATAACCGTGAAAGGTTTCAGGTTAGGCTTGTCGGCGAGGTTAAGGCGGATATAGACGCCGTTAAATTGATGTGCGACGAGCTAAAGATGCTTTCAAAGATGCTTGGATACTCAGGCGAGGTTAATGAGGGGTTAGCCTCAACCCTACTAGTTGAGGCTCCGGAGTTAACGTTAAACCCTTGCTTCGTCACCGTTTTCAACTGGTTAAGTTCAGGGGCTAAAACTGTTTTCCTTCAAGACGCTGATAGCCTAATTATGAGGACTGAGCAACTCGTTGAAGTAGTAAAGTACTTAAAGACTGTTTTCCCGCGGCTTGAAAGGATTACCTCCTACGCTAGGGCTAAAACGCTGGCTAGGAAGCCGTTTGAAGAGCTTAAGGCTTTAAGGAGGGCTGGCCTAGTAAGGCTTCACGTAGGATTGGAGACCGGTGACGACGAGCTTTTAAGGATGGTTAATAAGGGGGTTACGAGCGAAGAACAGGTTGAAGCTGGTAGGAAGACCGTTGAAGCGGGCTTTGAGCTCTCCGAGTACGTAATGCCTGGTTTAGGCGGCAGAGATCGATGGAGGGAGCACGCTGAAAATACGGCTAAGGTTTTAAATAGGATTAACCCGCACTACGTAAGGATGCGTACCCTCGTACCTAGGCCGGGAACACCGCTCTACGAGGATTACGTTAAGGGTAGGTTTAAACTGTTATCGCCGCATGAAATCCTGAGGGAGATTAAAGCGCTAATAGAACGTTTGGATGTCGAGAGTAGAGTATGTTTTGACCACTTTTGTAATCCTTCGTATAGGGTGAAGGGGGGTTTCGTAGCCCCGTTGTTTAGACAAGGTTATGAGGGCTATAAGCTTCCGGAGGAGAAGGATGAAATCCTAAGGGCGGTGGACTTCGGGTTAAGCATGGAAGAATCAAGGTTTGTAAGGGTTGAAGAACTAATCAACATGCCCTTATAAGAATGCCGCGGATCTAAAGAAGCGTAGTTTGCAGTTCTGGCTAGTACTTCACCTATATTGGCTTCAAGGCTGTTGTTAAGGCTAGGATCGCTAAGGCTGTTCTAGGCTTTCTCGATAGAATTTTCTAGCTTAACATTCATTAATGGAGGGACAGCTATTCTAACGTGATAACTTTGCGGATGATCTTCCTACGGTAGGAGAATTAGAAGTTATGAGGGTAATGGGGGGAATTAGGGTGATCAATATTTTAGGGCTCGAATATAATCGTATATCTGGACGCTACATCCTTCAATTTTTCATCTGCGGTGTATAGTTTAGCGCCCGATTTTCTAGCTGCAGCCATATATAGGGCGTCGTATACCGTTATATTTAGGGATAATGCCAGCTTTAAGGCTTCCCGGTAAAGCATTTTAGATTCAAATATTTTTAGCCTACTGTAGATCTGCATTAGATCCTCAGCAGCGTTTAAAACCTCACTCTCATCTAGATCCCCATTTAACTTAACATGCTTCCATAAGGCGTTTAAAGCCTCGGTAATTCTTATGGTATTGAATCTTTCAGGTTTTCTCTCTTAATGTAGCTTTAAGCCTCTAGCTTATCTAGCGTCTTTTTATCTTAAACCTATCCTTTAGGGCTTTACATATTGGACAAACCCAGTCGTCTGGCAAAGCTTCAAAGGGGGTTCCGGGGACTACACCTTGATCCGGATCTCCGACTTCAGGATCGTAAACATAGCCGCAGACTTCACACTCC
This genomic stretch from Candidatus Nezhaarchaeales archaeon harbors:
- a CDS encoding radical SAM protein, which translates into the protein MELAKETERIVTRQGSERLERKYTDFYSVPVYGGIATGYAVGCCLRCIYCWSNWSRDFPERFGSFYSPRLAAQNLFKAAEDGITYSDYWRRVIPKVNKLRLSGCEPTIGKEHLLAVLSFISESKYPLFILETNGIILGNDRDYVKRLAEFKAKLYVRVSFKAATPEGFTWRTGAMGEFYEYPFKALKYLLDEGIHARAAAMTDSRVMPKEERELLIHMLDEIDPEANYAKTLEEEVIDAYETTVKRLKAFKDKGYAEKLMREFS
- a CDS encoding mRNA surveillance protein pelota produces the protein MKLIGVDEKLREVKVRVDTEDDLWVIYNLLSGGDVIKAKTSRELKTRSGSRRKPMTLAVKAERFELQPFTSRLRVHGIIVEGPKELDLVGQRHTLSLDVGREFTIRREEGWSEAELGRIREAVRRSTARVLIVGVDDEEVCIAFLRDYGVEKVAELRVSLPGKMYQEDRERILMVKMAEAARMVEEACERFKADALVLAGPGFVKEALKEALKGLKDVSVYLEDASTGGLKGVYEAIKRGVVTRIVKDYSLVEEERLMEEFMSKLAADERLVAYGLGHVETCINAGAVGKLMVISELLRAEDQELRLKVENLVRMAEGRRARVKIFSSLHDTYHWLKSLGGIAAILRYPVEPPKHTVQPGGGKAFRRL
- a CDS encoding radical SAM protein, which encodes MEERLLGGYEGFKGGVMVPASSLRSSVKLLSLYRFEMGPIRPPSEGGSYSLLVRVTRNCPWSKCTFCYGTPYNRERFQVRLVGEVKADIDAVKLMCDELKMLSKMLGYSGEVNEGLASTLLVEAPELTLNPCFVTVFNWLSSGAKTVFLQDADSLIMRTEQLVEVVKYLKTVFPRLERITSYARAKTLARKPFEELKALRRAGLVRLHVGLETGDDELLRMVNKGVTSEEQVEAGRKTVEAGFELSEYVMPGLGGRDRWREHAENTAKVLNRINPHYVRMRTLVPRPGTPLYEDYVKGRFKLLSPHEILREIKALIERLDVESRVCFDHFCNPSYRVKGGFVAPLFRQGYEGYKLPEEKDEILRAVDFGLSMEESRFVRVEELINMPL
- a CDS encoding type II toxin-antitoxin system VapC family toxin encodes the protein MRITEALNALWKHVKLNGDLDESEVLNAAEDLMQIYSRLKIFESKMLYREALKLALSLNITVYDALYMAAARKSGAKLYTADEKLKDVASRYTIIFEP
- a CDS encoding rubredoxin, which gives rise to MDKWECEVCGYVYDPEVGDPDQGVVPGTPFEALPDDWVCPICKALKDRFKIKRR